A part of Acidimicrobiales bacterium genomic DNA contains:
- a CDS encoding carbamoyl-phosphate synthase large subunit: protein MRLEGLLIANRGEVAIRVARAAAELGIRSVAVYSEDDEGSLHLRAADEAVALRGTGPAAYLDAEQLLGAARATGCRALHPGYGFLSERADFARRCADAGLTFVGPRPEVLDLFGDKAAARALAGRCGVPVLRGTDRATTLAEARSFLEALGDGGSMLVKAVAGGGGRGMRAVHDPDTLEEAYERCRSEARAAFGHDEVYVEELLPHARHVEIQVLGDDTGAVSHLGERECSLQRRRQKLVEVAPSPSLPAGLRTRLEVAALALAEAVRLDNLATVEFLVDATPDGPGHLAFIEANPRLQVEHTVTEEVTGVDLVRSQLELAAGRSLADLALTLGEVPAPRGFAVQVRVNAETVAADGATRPSGGTVTAFDLPSGPGVRVDTGGHVGYRPNPRFDPLLAKVVVRSSAPSYAEAAAKAYRALCELRVEGVRTNAGFLLELLRHPDVIANRVTTRFVEEQAVSLAAGGIDHPRRFFEPTTSSAPSGAADTRTAAIDSTDPLAVLVHGKVPPATPVEAPPAAADLGPGIGAPMAGTVVSVDVDEGDAVRPGQQILVMEAMKMEHVVAAEVGGIVRHLLVAAGDTVAEGHPLAVIEPADVAAPDVAPGEELDLDEERADLAEVLDRHARTLDAARPDAVARRRRTGQRTARENVDDLCDPGSFVEYGALVIAAQRRRRTLDDLVERTPADGLVGGVGRVNGRLFDDDRARCVVMSYDYTVLAGTQGQQNHRKKDRLFELAERSRLPVVLLTEGGGGRPGDTDGLGVAGLDCMAFALFGRLSGLVPLVGIASGRCFAGNAALLGCCDVVIATEGATIGMGGPAMIEGGGLGIYRPEEVGPLAVQVPNGVVDVAVADEAEAVRVAKQYLSYFQGPVATWSCADQRLLRSAIPENRLRVYDVRRVIELLADTGSVLELRRHFGPGMVTALIRIEGRPMGVVANNPVHLAGAIDSDGADKAARFLQLCDAFDLPVVFLCDTPGIMVGPEAEKTALVRHASRLFVTGASLTVPFCTVVLRKGYGLGAQAMAGGSFKAPVLTVAWPTGEFGGMGLEGAVKLGYRNELAAIDDPAERRALFDQMVARMYEHGKAVNTASHFEIDDVIDPADSRRVVLEVVGAGPGPPARRGKKRPCVDTW from the coding sequence ATGCGCCTGGAGGGTCTGCTGATCGCCAACCGGGGCGAGGTCGCCATCCGGGTGGCGCGCGCTGCGGCGGAGCTCGGGATCCGCTCGGTGGCGGTGTACTCCGAGGACGACGAGGGGTCGCTGCACCTGCGCGCCGCCGACGAGGCCGTGGCGCTCCGCGGCACGGGGCCGGCCGCCTACCTCGACGCCGAGCAGCTGCTGGGCGCCGCCCGCGCCACGGGCTGCCGGGCGCTGCATCCCGGCTACGGGTTCCTCAGCGAGCGCGCCGACTTCGCCCGCCGCTGCGCCGATGCCGGCCTCACCTTCGTGGGGCCCCGGCCCGAGGTCCTCGACCTGTTCGGCGACAAGGCCGCGGCGCGGGCCCTGGCCGGCCGGTGCGGCGTGCCCGTCCTGCGGGGCACCGATCGAGCGACCACCCTCGCCGAGGCCCGGTCCTTCCTGGAGGCGCTCGGCGACGGCGGCTCGATGCTCGTCAAGGCCGTCGCTGGCGGTGGGGGCCGGGGCATGCGCGCCGTCCACGACCCGGACACGCTCGAGGAGGCGTACGAGCGGTGCAGGTCGGAGGCCCGGGCCGCCTTCGGGCACGACGAGGTGTACGTCGAGGAGCTGCTCCCCCACGCCCGCCACGTCGAGATCCAGGTGCTCGGCGACGACACCGGCGCGGTCAGCCACCTCGGCGAGCGGGAGTGCAGCCTGCAGCGACGGCGCCAGAAGCTGGTGGAGGTCGCGCCCAGCCCGAGCCTGCCGGCCGGCCTGCGGACGCGGCTGGAGGTCGCCGCGCTCGCCCTCGCGGAGGCCGTGCGGCTCGACAACCTGGCCACCGTCGAGTTCCTCGTCGACGCCACGCCGGACGGGCCGGGCCACCTGGCCTTCATCGAGGCGAACCCGCGCCTGCAGGTGGAGCACACCGTGACCGAAGAGGTCACGGGCGTCGACCTGGTGCGGAGCCAGCTCGAGCTGGCGGCCGGGCGTTCGCTCGCCGACCTCGCCCTCACGCTGGGCGAGGTCCCCGCGCCCCGCGGCTTCGCGGTGCAGGTCCGGGTGAACGCCGAGACGGTCGCCGCCGACGGCGCCACCCGGCCCTCGGGCGGCACGGTGACGGCGTTCGACCTGCCCTCGGGCCCGGGCGTGCGGGTCGACACCGGCGGTCACGTCGGCTACCGGCCGAACCCCCGGTTCGACCCGCTCCTCGCCAAGGTCGTCGTGCGCTCGTCGGCCCCGAGCTACGCAGAGGCGGCGGCCAAGGCCTACCGCGCCCTGTGCGAGCTGCGGGTGGAGGGCGTGCGCACCAACGCCGGCTTCCTCCTCGAGCTCCTCCGCCATCCCGACGTGATCGCCAACCGGGTGACCACCCGGTTCGTCGAGGAGCAGGCCGTCTCGCTCGCCGCCGGCGGCATCGACCACCCGCGGCGCTTCTTCGAGCCGACGACGTCCTCGGCGCCCTCGGGCGCGGCCGACACCCGGACCGCGGCGATCGACAGCACCGACCCACTGGCGGTGCTCGTGCACGGCAAGGTGCCGCCCGCGACGCCGGTGGAGGCCCCACCGGCGGCGGCCGACCTCGGGCCCGGCATCGGTGCGCCCATGGCCGGCACCGTCGTCAGCGTCGATGTCGACGAGGGCGACGCCGTCCGGCCCGGCCAGCAGATCCTGGTGATGGAGGCCATGAAGATGGAGCACGTCGTGGCCGCCGAGGTGGGCGGGATCGTCCGCCACCTGCTCGTCGCGGCCGGCGACACGGTGGCCGAGGGCCATCCGCTCGCCGTGATCGAGCCGGCCGACGTGGCGGCGCCCGACGTGGCTCCGGGCGAGGAGCTCGACCTGGACGAGGAGCGGGCCGACCTGGCCGAGGTGCTCGACCGCCACGCCCGCACCCTCGACGCCGCCCGACCCGACGCGGTGGCGCGGCGCCGCCGCACCGGTCAGCGAACCGCCAGGGAGAACGTCGACGACCTGTGCGATCCCGGCAGCTTCGTGGAGTACGGCGCGCTCGTGATCGCCGCCCAGCGGCGGCGCCGGACGCTCGACGACCTCGTCGAGCGCACACCGGCCGACGGGCTGGTCGGCGGCGTCGGCCGGGTGAACGGCCGGCTCTTCGACGACGACCGCGCCCGGTGCGTGGTGATGTCGTACGACTACACGGTGCTGGCCGGCACGCAGGGCCAGCAGAACCATCGCAAGAAGGATCGCCTGTTCGAGCTGGCCGAGCGCTCCCGGCTGCCGGTGGTGCTCCTCACCGAGGGGGGTGGCGGCCGGCCCGGCGACACCGACGGGCTGGGCGTGGCCGGCCTCGACTGCATGGCCTTCGCCCTCTTCGGGCGGCTCAGCGGACTCGTCCCCCTCGTCGGGATCGCGTCCGGTCGGTGCTTCGCCGGGAACGCCGCTCTCCTCGGCTGCTGCGACGTGGTGATCGCCACGGAGGGCGCCACCATCGGCATGGGCGGGCCGGCCATGATCGAGGGGGGCGGGCTCGGCATCTACCGGCCGGAGGAGGTCGGTCCCCTCGCCGTCCAGGTCCCGAACGGCGTGGTCGACGTGGCCGTGGCCGACGAGGCCGAGGCGGTGCGCGTCGCCAAGCAGTACCTCTCGTACTTCCAGGGCCCGGTGGCGACGTGGTCGTGCGCCGACCAGCGGCTCCTCCGCTCCGCCATCCCCGAGAACCGCCTCCGCGTGTACGACGTGCGACGGGTGATCGAGCTCCTCGCCGACACCGGATCGGTGCTGGAGCTGCGCCGCCACTTCGGGCCCGGGATGGTGACCGCCCTGATCCGCATCGAGGGCCGCCCGATGGGCGTGGTGGCCAACAACCCGGTGCACCTGGCCGGGGCCATCGACAGCGACGGCGCCGACAAGGCCGCCCGGTTCCTCCAGCTGTGCGACGCCTTCGACCTGCCGGTCGTGTTCCTCTGCGACACCCCCGGGATCATGGTTGGCCCCGAGGCAGAGAAGACGGCGCTCGTCCGCCACGCCAGCCGGCTCTTCGTGACCGGCGCGAGCCTCACCGTCCCGTTCTGCACCGTCGTCCTCCGCAAGGGCTACGGCCTCGGAGCGCAGGCCATGGCCGGAGGCTCGTTCAAGGCGCCGGTGCTGACCGTGGCCTGGCCGACCGGGGAGTTCGGCGGCATGGGGCTGGAGGGAGCCGTGAAGCTCGGCTACCGCAACGAGCTGGCCGCCATCGACGACCCGGCCGAGCGCCGGGCGCTGTTCGACCAGATGGTCGCCCGCATGTACGAGCACGGGAAGGCGGTGAACACCGCGTCGCACTTCGAGATCGACGACGTGATCGACCCGGCCGACTCGCGACGCGTCGTCCTGGAGGTGGTGGGCGCCGGCCCGGGGCCACCCGCCCGGCGTGGCAAGAAGCGCCCCTGCGTCGACACCTGGTGA